In Etheostoma spectabile isolate EspeVRDwgs_2016 unplaced genomic scaffold, UIUC_Espe_1.0 scaffold310, whole genome shotgun sequence, the genomic stretch ATTTCCTCGCTCCTCCTCCGGCTCGGGTCAGGTTCAGCTCCAGAGATTCTCCCGGGTCTTCCTGTTGTTCTGGGAGAGGTGGAAACGGTGTGGAGCCAACCGGAGAGAAGGGTTAGGGTAGACgggggggtcggggggggggggggcaaggggtGTAGtcgcatcccccccccccccttaatacAGATTGCTTCTCTGATGACAGATGCTGCTTAACCTGCCCTGACCCAGAGAGTAGTGATGGCTCAGCTGAGTGACAGCTCCATAGAGGACACCAGGCTCCACTAGGGGGTAGGTTTTGTTTCAACACTTAGTGGAGGGgggctctgggggggggggggggttctggggGGTCCCCATACAATGTTAAGCGtcaaacacttaatttcctgcGTTCTGGTGAGTTTTTATTTAACAACTCGTGGTGCATAATCAAAATAATCAAGATAATCATTCTCATCATAACAACAAATCTGTTGGAGAATGAGatcttgttttttggggggtatttttcagcctttattttgacaggacagaaacctcgagcagaaccatggctcagggtgtgGGGGGTATCTGCCTCCACCGGttgggggagacagagagacagacagagagacagacagagagacagacagagagagagagagagagaattgtagcagagggtgactccaaccacagatccagatccagaaccacctgcaggaagagataggaggagagaggagaaggaagaaggaagaagttgagttagtaacatatattaatgggatgaggttgcatacagatggagagaaggaggaggagagaggggcccagtgcatcatgggaagtccccccagcagtctaggcctatagcagcgtgactaagggatggttcaggactctcctgagccagccctgaCTATAAGATCTATctaagaggaaagtcttaagtcTACTCcttaaatgtggagacagtgtctgcctcctgaacctaAACTGGAACCTGGTCAGGGGTTGGGATTATGGTTAGGGGTTAGGGATTAAGGGTTAATGtttcatgactgtgtcatgtcactcttatgtagaaaacGTCCAGTAAAGTGTAACCCAAACTAGACCCATCAGTCTggagagctgcaaagatgaatccaTTAGTTGTCAATTGTTAAATGAATCGCCAACACCATTACAAAACATCCAATTTACAACATGGACAACCcccatcccagagtcctggtctagacctgctctttatggaaagacctgggagataaataacatcccagagtcctggtctagacctgctctttatggaaagacctgggagataaataacatcccagagtcctggtctagacctgctctttatggaaagacctgggagataaataacatcccagagtcctggtctagacctgctctttatggaaagacctgggagataaataacatcccagagtcctggtctagacctgctctttatggaaagacctgggagataaataacatcccagagtcctggtctagacctgctctttatggaaagacctgggagataaataacatcccagagtccggtctagacctgctctttatggaaagacctgggagataaataacatcccagagtcctggtctagacctgctctttatggaaagacctgggagataaataacatcccagagtccggtctagacctgctctttatggaaagacctgggagataaataacaccaaaccaaaaaaaataaaaacagaattttttagttaaataactgtgtcaatggtaaaaaaaaacacactctcTGTTATATTGTCAAATAACAGAAATCTAGCTGTGAATCACGTACAAaggacaatttctgttaaaatttACAGTCATACAcctgttaatttacagatatttaaatattatattacagaGTGTAGGAGCGCTAATATGACAgcatcaaaacattttaaaaatattatgaaggctcgacacaacaccCGCGGCTCTGAgaacattatatatatttattttcatttatttacatttcattaTCTTAATTTCACAAGTGTACAAATAGTTCCTGCAGTTCTACCTGCACACTCAGTGTTTGGCTGGGTTGGGgggtgaaaattaaaaaaatgaagccCTTATTTCCcttgaaaatcaataaaaacataataataatctgagtctgtcagcagcaaaaagaAGCACGTTAGTGAAGGTAACTACAAACTGGACAGTTTTCCTATtgacttccattgtagcttgtccccccccccccccccccccccccccccccacccactgtCACTCAGACCCAAAAAccggaaaatagggtccaggttaaaaaaaacccgGTAGTTATGCTAAGAAGTGAACCCTAAAAAGGTTAATTTTTATCAAACATCACCAACAATATATTAGCATATTTAAGTTTTGGTTTCATTTAATCTTAAAATAACAGGATTCAGTCATTAGTCCgggttttattcattttatttcataataaaacaaaagcttGAGCCTGGATTAGTTCTAAATAATTTGTAATAATAGTAAATTATACTCTTTAATGATTCTGACACTCCTTATTACACACATGCCCTAAACGAGGGATGTCACggtaggggggggggctgcaactGCAACTGCAGAGGGGGGGTTCAGTGCACCTTTGGtccatacagggacttgaaccagcaaccctgcagttcccagcccaactccctacagactgagctactgcccccccaaaAGATGTCCTTCTTTACACTCAACCCAAAGAATTTtatatatctacagtatatattcagtacatataaTACTTGAAGGTTTATGCCTCGaagcagaggtccagggttcaactctgaccagGTCAAAATCCtacatgtcttccccccccccccccccccccaattcttgtcaaattaaaggtggaaaaggccccaaaaataatacaaacaatCCTGAAAATAAAGGAAGTGCACTGAAtcagaaggtgtgttcaaacgtTTGGCctgcactgtatatatatgattCATTAACCCACAAATTAGTATTTCTTTGCTTTAGATTCATACTaagcatttattattattattattattattattattattattattattatttgcagCATACCATCTGTGACCTCTGTGCCTCATATCATGTGGAAACCATGCTGAGTGCTGCAGTGTGAGCATGAGCGGCCACTAGGTGGCACTGTGTCTGTTTGGTAAAACACCCTCTCAGTTTccccttcctcccccccccgcccccccaccctgaaGCTCCCGTGCTGTCTGACACCTTCTTCTCCTAAATGCCCGTGCACCGTCCACActgtgaggaagaggaggatctGGAGTTCTCATTTCACCCAAGAAAACACATCCTAGTGGAGAATGGACGTGTGTAGCGTTGAGTTAATCTCCACACGTTCTCCTTTTAGTTCAGTTATTAACAGAGCTGTGGTAATCTCAGCAGCCCTCACCCTAACCCggcctaacccccccccccccccccccccccccccccccccccccccccccccgcacgcACTATCCTGGATTAGGTGTACCAGACATCTCGAATATTTGTTCTTTGGGGTTTTAATTTTacacaggaagaagaaaaatgagtgCAAGAAAGATCCAAGGTGTCGAAAAAATGTCCCAACTGCTTAGATAAATAcaccaaaagacaaaaagagagagagagagagagagagagaacaactcCTGTGAGCTCCAAACAACTTGAAGACACATGTTGAATGGATTTGGACTATATCAGAAAGAAGGACATCTGTCTTCTTATAGCCGCACACATTATTTAGGATGACTCTCTGACATGTTGGGACCTTGGTCTCAAACTCACATGGAAATGATGATAAGCTATATTTGCAATAATGTCATGTCTTATATTGCAGCGCTCCGttttacacacaaaacctcTGGCGTTGCCGGCCCACAGCTAATCAGGACATGACGTAAATTCTCCTGATTTGGCCGTgcgcatttttttttcttccatcttctATATATTACTCAGACAATGTTATTGATTATTGGAAACCATAGGCCAATATCATCCACATGATATAGTTCAGATGGTCTTTTAAGGAGGATTTGTTTCCCCTCCTCCggggctgcacacacacacacacacacacacacacacacacacacacacacacacacacacacacacacacacacacacacacacacacacacacacacacacacacacatacaagatGTGGGCACTTTATGATATCagtctaatttctgcttttgtatcAATATCAGCCCAGATATGTAGGCACTAGTGAAATCTACTGATGCCAGAGTCTGAGCCTTTTGAGCCTTTTTGGCAcagatttgatgttttttacacGTGAGAACACGTGTTACATGCATCATGTGTGACTTTAGCgggtcaaaaagaaaaagtcatcaCATTTTAGCTGGACAAAATGACCTTATTCTGGAGTTTTCCCTGCTGTTGAAACGCAGTGTTGGGTTAGTTTCTGACCCtgaaggcaacacaagggttaagaaaaacCCATGATTGAGTGTAGAAATGGGATTTGCATTGCATGTTCTAAAGCTTCATCAACTTCAAAGTGTTCGCCGTGCACACCggtttatcagaatcagaatcagaaaatggTTTATTGCCTTGGTGGATGGTGCATTAAAAGGAAATTATCAATCAAATATGcagaatatgacttttttaaacaataagagaggaagaaaagggcTGAAAGGTTTGGTGCAGGCGGTGCAGAGATGTGCATGGAAGCCCAAAGAACAACAACATGTGCACGGGCTAAATACAAAAGTTGTTGTTATAGGCGAAGAGAGCTcaagcaacacaaaaaagagAGCTGAATTTCACTATAAGCTCCGTTTTTATTCCAGAAACAGATCACGATTCCTTTGGGAAAAAATAGAAACCAGTTAGGCTACTTAAAAACATGtctattttattgattttaatcagattttcttttagctattagtctttttttattttcattcaactTTTGTGCACACTGctgaatatctatctatctatctatctgtctgtctgtctgtctNNNNNNNNNNctgtctgtctgtctgtctgtctgtctgtctgtctatctactGTGAAGATTGGgtttaaatgtgaaaacattATATTTTTAAGTCAAAGCTACTTCTAAAACCTCTCCTTTCCACTCAATCTCACGGACCACCTTAAAAGCGTTAGTCCCGCCCCCGAAGCTTTCTCAGGTCCgtcctgattggctgagagcTCCGAGATGGAAGCGGCTGCAGAAATGCAAAACTTGTTGCTGGCTCCTCCGGACGCGTTGATCTCACACAGCGCCGAGAAGCGGCAGAGCGGAGTGTGTCTGTGAATCGCTCCCAAGTGCACTCAGACCACACCAGGCACGGCACGGCACGGCACGGCTCGGTGCACGGAGGGCACGCACACTTTTTGGAGCGAAACGCATTGGAAGGACTTAAAGCAAAAAGGCGCTTTCCCATGCGAGACCCATGACCGGCAGCGGGTGGAGGATGCTGTCAAGCCGCTCCGGGGTCGTGGAGTGCGGGTAGTGCGGGTACTGCACGCCGCGCGCAAACGGACGCTCCGGTTCTCCGGTGCCTGCAGGGTTGGAGACCCGTCTTTGTGGACTCCCACTGGACTTTGGGCTACGTGCTGCCCAGCAGAGATTTTGAAGGACATCAGTGGGCAGCATTTAATTAAAAGATATTTTtctctcctcaaaagctacaaagACAGTTTGAACCAAACGGCTCCAAttggacttttttcttttcttgtttcaaGTATGGGAccttatacaaaaacaaaaaagtcgcTGTGGAACATTTGACATTGGACTGGAATAATGAATTAGTTGACataaaattgttcttttttttgatcCCTCCAATTCTGCGCTCTCCTTTTtggatttttagttttttttttggcgacATGATTTTGTGCCTTTTGAAGAAATGCGCACAGAAAAACTTTGGATTATGGTAGGTCTTCCGTGCAGCAAGTTAATTAccaatgttttgtatttgtttgcttAGTCGAAGACAAATACAAGAGCAGTTAAGTGCACGATATAATACGGGAACAGGGGACACAGTTTACGTGCGTATTTGGACACAGTCTGTCCTCATGCTCTCTCCTCCGCGTCCTtagagaagtaaaaaaaaaaaaaagtgattagcAATGAGAACTTATTTGGTGAGTTTTAACATTCAAGAATTCTAGTAGGCTGATACAACCATTTGAATAGTTCTTGTATAGCctatcttcctttttttccttttggggacagaCGGAAAAAACAGACCGATGTCTGGCAAACTGGCCGTCATGTGGGATTGATTGCAGGGAGTATGTTTGGGCTGGAGCAGTTTGGTTCTCAGATTAATAGCAGAAACCCTGGCCAGTCAGAGAGAAACATAAACCAACCGAGGCTAAACATGGGCTCGCATTATAAAGGCCCGGGTTTTCACGCTGGAGGCCCGCCGGGGGCCGTGGAGCCCGGCATGGGCCCGCTGAACGAGCCGCAAATGCTCGGGCTCAATATGAACATGAACGGAGAGCAGTACGGGGGCTTCCACCCGCGGGGCCACTCGGACATGCACGCAGGCAGCgggctccagcagcagcagcagcaaggaCCCATGCATGGATTTTTTAACAACCAACAACCTCATCAAGGACATCCTCACGGCCATCACCCCCACCAACCTCACCCTCATTTCAGTGGGAGTTTTGGAGGCCCGGAGCCGGGCTCATCCTGCCTGCATGGTGGCAGGCTAATGGGCTACAACAACAATGGCATGGGACCACAGCAGGGCTTTGGAGAGGGATTTGATCCTCTCGCTGAGGGGCAGGCCGGGGACGGCTttccccagcagcagcagcagcagcagcagcagcagcggccgGGGAACATGCCTGACTTTCAACATCACGGGCCACCCAGTGGCAGCCACGCAGTCCCCGCTCCCTGTCTCCCCCTGGACCAGTCGCCCAACAGAGCAGCATCCTTCCACGGCCTcccttcctcctcatcctcctcctcggATTCTCACGGCTTGGAGAATCGGCGCATGCCCAACCAGGGTGCTGTCGACGGATTAGAGTATAACTTCCCAAGTGAGGCTCCATCTGGACATTTTGATGTACATGTATTTTCCCCGTCAGAATCAGAATCTCAATTGCCCCATTTTGGGACGGGGAGGCCAGTTCCCGGTGGTAATTTCCCAGGGAACCCCGGCATGCCACGGACAACAGGTATGCCGGGCATCTCCAAGGGCCACCAGCCGCCTCCGCAGCCCCAGCAGCCTCAGCATGGAGTGTTTTTTGAGCGTTTTGGAAACGGCCGGAAGGTGCCCATGGGAATGGAGCCGGGGGTCAACGGAAGACATTCTCtcatgcagcagcagcaacaacaacaggctGGCTTGATAGCCAGGCAGAATTCATGCCCCCCTGGCCTCCCACGACCCCCTCAGGCTGAGCCCGGCTCCAATAACCCCAACATTCTGGACGGAGGGGTCATGATGCCTGGCCAACACAACCAGTTTGAATATCCCATTCACAGACTGGAAAATAGGGGTCTGCACCCCTATGGGGACCCCATGTTTAATATGCAACAACccgctcctcccccctcccagcAGCCCCCGAACCAGAGGCTGCAACACTTTGACTCTCCCTATATGAACATGGCGAAAAGGCCGAGGTTTGACTTTCCCAATGCACATGGCGGTGAAGGCTGGTGTGCTGGTGGTGGGATGGAAAACCACCTCTCTCCCTCCGCCTACCCCGGCCTGTCTGGAGAGTTCACCCCACCTGTGAATGAAGGTTTCCCCCCAGGTCCGCTGCAGCACCCGGGGCCTGAGCAGCAGTCTCTGCAGCAGCGGCAGAACGCAGCCATGATGATCAAACAGATGGCCTCTCGCAACCAGCAGCAGAGGATGAGGCAGCCCAGTCTGCAGCAGCTGGGTCACCACGGCGACGTGCCCCCTGGCCCAATGGCTCACGGGGGCCCGGTGGGGAGCATGCCTCAACCCAACTTTGACAGGGAGAATGTCGGCAGGATGAACATTGATGGACAAAATCCTCATGTAGCTCAGGAGAACTCCTGGTTCCAGGGGTCCCACCCACCGGGGGAGATGATGTCACGGCGTATGGGTGGAGCGGGTAATGAGTCTGGGCCTCACGACATGGGGCTGCAGCAGAACGGGGCCGGGATGATGTTTAGGCCAGGCATGGGCATGCAGGAGCCCATGAGAATACCAGGAGACGGACATGTGCAGGCTCTCCATTCCCCGGGCATGCACTCACAATTCAACGTGGGCAACATCTCTCAAATGCAGTCTCCAGGAGCGGGGACGGGGCATCCGAATGCACCGGCGGAGAGGCGACCGGCTGACTTCCCCGCACCTCCAATGGGAGCACAGCCAACGTTCCCCTATGGAGGGGGTAACCGTCAGGGGCCGGGCCACAGTGCTCCCCAGGGGGTGAACACCTCACCGGGGAGCTACCCTCCTCAGTCTGAGTTCCCTCCAGGCCAGCGGTCGTCTGTTAGTAAGCTGGGGGCTCTGTCCCTCGGGAACTTCAGCAAAACCAGCACTAAAGACAGTGTTTTCGGCCAGAGCTGCCTGGCGGCTCTTTCCACGGCCTGCCAGAACATGATCGCTAGCCTAGGGGCCCCCAATCTTAACGTAACATTCAACAAGAAGAACCAAAATGAGGGCAAGCGAAAACTGAGTCAGACGGAGCAGGACATTAATAGCAGCACGTCGAATGGGACTGGCAGTGCTGGAGCTGAATATTTTCAGAGCAGCGCTTCCCAGAACAGCCAGATGCCTGGCACCGGGAATAGCAACTCAAAGCCTCCGAGTCAAAGCCAGCCGGTGCAGGGGGAAGCCAGTGCCCTCTCCCCAAACTACAACATGGA encodes the following:
- the mn1b gene encoding transcriptional activator MN1, producing MFGLEQFGSQINSRNPGQSERNINQPRLNMGSHYKGPGFHAGGPPGAVEPGMGPLNEPQMLGLNMNMNGEQYGGFHPRGHSDMHAGSGLQQQQQQGPMHGFFNNQQPHQGHPHGHHPHQPHPHFSGSFGGPEPGSSCLHGGRLMGYNNNGMGPQQGFGEGFDPLAEGQAGDGFPQQQQQQQQQQRPGNMPDFQHHGPPSGSHAVPAPCLPLDQSPNRAASFHGLPSSSSSSSDSHGLENRRMPNQGAVDGLEYNFPSEAPSGHFDVHVFSPSESESQLPHFGTGRPVPGGNFPGNPGMPRTTGMPGISKGHQPPPQPQQPQHGVFFERFGNGRKVPMGMEPGVNGRHSLMQQQQQQQAGLIARQNSCPPGLPRPPQAEPGSNNPNILDGGVMMPGQHNQFEYPIHRLENRGLHPYGDPMFNMQQPAPPPSQQPPNQRLQHFDSPYMNMAKRPRFDFPNAHGGEGWCAGGGMENHLSPSAYPGLSGEFTPPVNEGFPPGPLQHPGPEQQSLQQRQNAAMMIKQMASRNQQQRMRQPSLQQLGHHGDVPPGPMAHGGPVGSMPQPNFDRENVGRMNIDGQNPHVAQENSWFQGSHPPGEMMSRRMGGAGNESGPHDMGLQQNGAGMMFRPGMGMQEPMRIPGDGHVQALHSPGMHSQFNVGNISQMQSPGAGTGHPNAPAERRPADFPAPPMGAQPTFPYGGGNRQGPGHSAPQGVNTSPGSYPPQSEFPPGQRSSVSKLGALSLGNFSKTSTKDSVFGQSCLAALSTACQNMIASLGAPNLNVTFNKKNQNEGKRKLSQTEQDINSSTSNGTGSAGAEYFQSSASQNSQMPGTGNSNSKPPSQSQPVQGEASALSPNYNMDATPCSEGKATTGSGRGRGRRKRDSGHVSPGIFFSPDNGNPVVSPGQQTPSAGVGERGGGTPHEKHLQSPSWGKGGDLMLGDQADLMSSLDSGIQSVAKSDSSSPRVDFPDDVSTHYGNEDEVSSSSDAAGASANKPNRSPMVTGSPKMQRSEHGLISGQKPLGMGITNHTTSTPDSYGLSAGGGAGGVSHPGTPGVEQVRTPSSTSGQDEIHPLEILQAQIQLQRQQFSISEDQPLAMKNGKKNGDCPSQNGDNELASCSPDAGKGSMGTIDLDTLMAEQHATWYVPGDKAMMDGSEDDKAMGPWEKNKSQNNSKEESELSQSKAGGTGAPGPGAGGTGGGNHLQCLSVHCTDELGDSKGRGGPVSSWRSLHSDISNRFGTFVAALT